Proteins from a genomic interval of Quercus lobata isolate SW786 chromosome 11, ValleyOak3.0 Primary Assembly, whole genome shotgun sequence:
- the LOC115968001 gene encoding probable protein phosphatase 2C 62 isoform X4, with the protein MSHLLFFFSHSPTATATPRSLTFSCFNFLPLQILQHHHHHPLPISSSSKLKLSPTHHPFLSKPISPSSSRPSCSSTEDLHLVSTTECSDGSVLFRFANASELEKIEEEEEEAGYNYKDFQHNLYSDREQTSNPTEVDDQMSISREITNTDTESSVVKAAAVLHTKITDSSASVIQDLGTNVHIRKDSIEDLHLVSTTECSDGSVLFRFANASELEKIEEEEEETGYNYKDFQHNMYSDREQISNPTEVDDQMSISREITNTDTDTDSSVVKAAAVLHTEITDSSASVIQDLGTNVHIQKDSIEDGKYVIMSSKNEVDASSISLVLDVVSDFGKVSTPCEEVSGEKISGENRIQSKSSESESSVDQVSSSYASETSNMVNADKDHSVDTNTMVTYMTDEKSNEGNVTQEMMDVSSSLEAKPVLDKEISHNPEDESVNADEIESSTVMMMPVATSLEAEPVLNEEISRNPEDESVNADEIGSSTVLNDSAHSLYSKEELTVCDAHESNVAQLTNPKAVELISIESTPNGEQISTAGLVLYSGAALLPHPSKALTGGEDAYFVAGQNWLGVADGVGQWSLEGTNAGRYAQELLENCEKIVLDSKSVPMTKPEEVLIRSAAESQSPGSSTVLVAYFDGQVLHVANIGDSGFIAIRNGAVFNRSSAMVHGFNFPLQIERGDDPTEFIEGNTVDFYEGVLA; encoded by the exons ATGTCTCATCTACTATTCTTCTTCTCACACTCTCCCACAGCCACTGCCACACCTCGCTCTCTCACCTTCTCTTGCTTCAACTTTTTACCTTTACAAATACTTcagcatcatcatcaccatccaCTTCCAATATCTTCTTCTTCGAAACTGAAGCTAAGTCCAACCCACCACCCGTTTCTTTCCAAACCCATCTCACCTTCAAGCTCAAGGCCTAGTTGTTCATCCACAGAAGATCTCCACCTTGTTTCAACAACCG AATGTTCTGATGGCAGTGTGTTGTTCCGGTTTGCCAATGCGAGTGAGCTcgaaaaaattgaagaagaagaagaagaagctggtTACAATTACAAGGACTTTCAACATAATTTGTATTCTGACAGAGAACAAACAAGTAACCCAACTGAAGTGGATGATCAAATGTCTATAAGCAGAGAGATTACTAATACTGATACTGAAAGCAGTGTGGTAAAAGCAGCAGCCGTATTACATACCAAAATAACTGATTCCTCTGCCAGTGTTATTCAGGATTTAGGAACCAATGTGCATATACGGAAGGATTCTATTGAAGATCTCCACCTTGTTTCAACAACCG AATGTTCTGATGGCAGTGTGCTGTTCCGGTTTGCTAATGCGAGTGAGCTcgaaaaaattgaagaagaagaagaagaaactggTTACAATTACAAGGACTTTCAACATAATATGTATTCTGACAGAGAACAAATAAGTAACCCAACTGAAGTGGATGATCAAATGTCTATAAGCAGAGAGATTACTAATACTGATACTGATACTGATAGCAGTGTGGTAAAAGCAGCAGCCGTATTACATACCGAAATAACTGATTCCTCTGCCAGTGTTATTCAGGATTTAGGAACCAATGTGCATATACAGAAGGATTCTATTGAAGATGGTAAATATGTCATTATGAGTTCTAAGAATGAAGTTGATGCATCCAGTATTTCTTTGGTTCTGGATGTGGTTTCAGATTTTGGAAAGGTTAGTACTCCTTGTGAGGAAGTTTCAGGTGAGAAGATTTCTGGTGAAAATAGAATCCAATCGAAATCTTCTGAATCCGAGTCCTCGGTTGATCAAGTATCCAGTAGTTATGCTTCTGAAACCAGTAACATGGTGAACGCTGATAAGGATCATAGTGTGGATACAAATACAATGGTGACTTACATGACTGATGAAAAAAGTAATGAAGGCAATGTCACTCAAGAGATGATGGATGTGTCCTCTTCATTAGAGGCCAAACCAGTTCTCGATAAGGAGATAAGCCATAATCCAGAGGATGAATCTGTTAATGCAGATGAAATTGAAAGCTCAACAGTG ATGATGATGCCTGTAGCCACTTCATTAGAGGCCGAACCAGTTCTCAATGAAGAGATAAGCCGTAATCCAGAGGACGAATCTGTTAATGCAGATGAAATTGGAAGCTCAACAGTG TTAAATGACAGTGCACATTCCTTGTATTCGAAGGAAGAATTAACTGTATGTGATGCACATGAAAGCAATGTTGCTCAATTAACAAATCCGAAAGCTGTAGAATTGATTTCAATTGAGAGTACTCCTAATGG GGAGCAAATTTCCACAGCAGGACTTGTCCTATATTCTGGTGCTGCTTTATTGCCACATCCCTCTAAG GCATTGACAGGTGGAGAGGATGCTTATTTTGTAGCTGGCCAGAACTGGCTAGGTGTGGCTGATGGAGTTGGTCAGTGGTCACTGGAAG GGACTAATGCCGGACGGTATGCCCAAGAGCTCTTGGAGAACTGTGAAAAGATAGTGTTAGACTCCAAAAGTGTTCCAATGACCAAACCAGAAGAAGTTCTTATAAGAAGTGCTGCAGAATCACAATCTCCTGGATCATCTACTGTTTTGGTTGCTTACTTTGATGGTCAG GTTCTCCACGTGGCCAATATTGGAGACTCAGGATTTATAGCAATAAGAAATGGTGCTGTCTTTAACAGATCATCTGCAATGGTTCACGGATTCAATTTTCCATTACAGATTGAGAGAGGTGACGATCCCACAGAATTCATAGAG GGAAACACAGTTGATTTTTATGAAGGAGTTTTAGCATAA